In Deltaproteobacteria bacterium, the DNA window AATCATCGCCCCCCGGCTTCTCGGAATGGACCCTACGCGCCAGCGCGAGATCGACGACATCATGATCGAGCTGGATGGAACCCCTACGAAAAGTGTCCTGGGGGCCAACGCCATACTTTCCGTCTCCATGGCGGTCGCCCGCGCCGCTGCCCGGAGTCTGGGACTCCCCCTTTATAGTTATCTCGGCGGTGTGGGGGCGGTGAGGATCCCCGTTCCCATGATGAACATCCTGAACGGTGGAAAGCACGCGGACTGCAGCGTGGATTTCCAGGAGTTCATGATCATGCCTCACGGTTTTGGGACCTTTGCCGAGGCGATCAGGGCCGGGGCCGAGACCTTCCACTCCCTTAAGGCGATCCTCAAAGAAAAGGGATATTCCACAGCGGTGGGCGACGAGGGAGGGTTTTCCCCCAATCTGACGAGCAACGAGGAACCCTGTGAGCTTATCGTACAGGCCATCGAACGGGCAGGGTACCGTCCGGGAGACGAGGTCGCCATAGCGCTGGATCCTGCTGCAAGCTCCTTTTTCTCGAACGGTAAGTATCGACTTGACCGATCTGGCAGCGGCGAAAAGACCAGTCAGGAGATGGTCGAGCTCTTCAAGGATTGGGTCAGGAGATATCCCATCGTCTCCATCGAGGACGGCCTTGCCGAGAATGACTGGGAAGGGTTTAAGAGCATCACGGCCGAGATCGGCGACCGTGTTCAGATCGTGGGAGACGATCTCTTCGTCACCAACACGGCATTTATCGCCAGGGGCATCGAAGAAAATGCGGCAAATGCCGTTCTTATCAAGCTCAATCAGATCGGTACGGTGAGCGAGACGATCGATGCCATCCGGATGTGCCGTAAGGCAGGATGGAATTACGTAATCTCCCACCGGTCGGGCGAGACGGAGGACGCCTTCATCGCCGACTTTGCCGTGGCCATGGACGGATGCCAGATCAAGACCGGTTCCGCCAGCAGGAGTGAACGCCTCGCCAAATACAACCGCCTCATCGAGATCGAGGCGGAACTCGGGGCCTCTGCCCGTTACGAAAGCCCCCTGTAGTCTTGGCGAAGGCCGCAATGGGACCTCGAAAAGGCCGTGTTCGCGGTCCCCTCAAAGTTCTTCGACAACGATGGTTCCACTCAACTTGACCTCCTTGCCGTTGTCGTCGATGAACGAGATCCTGAATCCGTGAGATATGCACTCAACCTTTCGATTTCACAGTATAAGCCTACGGCTGGGGTATTTGTGGAGTGAGGCGCCCATGGACGGGCGCCGTCGGCAAATCTGCCCCCATGGACGGGGGCTATTTGCCGCACGGAACAAATACCCCAGCCGTAGGCTCACGGATTCAGGGAGATGTAACCCCCCTGTATCTCGATCTTGAATCGCCCTTCCCATTCCCGAATGACGCGGCCGTTCATGTCGTAAAGTGTGATCTTGCGCTTGAGTCCGATGATGTCGGACTTGATGTGCTTGATCTCCTTGCGCTGCTTTTCCGTGCACGCGGGGATCCCGAAGGCGATGGCAAGACCGAGGACCGCGCTGATGATCAGTCGCATAGCCGCCTTCATTGCACCTGGACGAGGCCCTTGTCGAAGGCTGCCAGGTTCACATCCACGAGTTTCGGTTTTATACGGCGCCGAATGGTCTCCCGAAGGGACTCTGGCCCCAGGGGAAGAAGCCCGGTCGCACAGAGGGTGCCGAGAAGGACCACATTGAGCGTCTTGGTGGATCCGGCCTCCCGAGCTACTGCCTCGGCATCATAGGCAATGACCTTGCGGAAGGTGGAGCCCATGAATTCCAGCCAGCGGGGGACGTCGGGATATTCGGCTTGGCCTAAGGTAACGGTGATGGGAGGGATGGGGGCGGTGTTCGTGACGATAACGGTGTCAGCCGAGCAGAAACGGAGGGCACGCAGGGTCTCGAGGGGCTCGAAGCCCACGAGCAGGTCGGCCTCTCCCTCTGCGATGATCGGACTTTCGATCCCGCCGAGCATGACCGTGGATTCCACAACGCCTCCCCGTTGGGCCATGCCGTGGACCTCGCTCACCCGGACCGGGATACCAGCCGACATGGCGGCCTCACCGAGGAGGCGTGAGGCGAGAAGAGTACCCTGGCCGCCTACACCGGTAAAGAGGATGCGCATGCGTATCATGTCCGGTCTTCCCCCTTGTCATCGGCCCTTGTCTGTTCCGTAATATGGGGCCTTTTTTGTGTTTTTCCCTCCATCCTTTTGAGATACAGGATGCATGGGGCCTCGGAGATGATGACGGAAAGTTCGTCCTTTGCAAATATCTCCAGAACGGTCTCCACGGCCTCTTTTTTCTTGTATGGATTTATGACGGCAAGATTTCGTACCCCGCATGCCCTGACAATGGCCTCGATAGAGATCCTCGGGTGCCTTTCGCTGTAGCCGGGCGGGGTAAGTCTGATGCCCGGGTTGGGTTGGTGACCGGTCATGGCGGTTGTGCCGTTGTCGAGGATCACGAGACAGAACCGGTGACCATTGTGCACGGCGTTGACGAGGGATGGAATGCCGGAGTGGAAGAAAGTGGAATCCCCTATGAAGGAGACGACCTTCTTGTCCATGGATAGGGAGAATCCCGCTGACGACCCGATGCTCGAACCCATGCAGAGGAGGTAATCCGCCATCTGTATTGGTGGAAGCAGACCAAGGGTGTAGCACCCGATATCCGTGGGAAAGATCGTCTGCTCCAAGAGTCCGAGGCGTGAGAGCGCCTCCTTGATGACACCGTATGTCTCCGTATGAGGGCAACCCTTGCAGAGGAACGGAGGGCGCTGGGGAAGGGAGGGGAGTGCACCCAGGTCCGGGAGGGGGGGGGAGGGGAAATCCAGTGAAAGGATCCGGCAGATCGCCTCTTCCACGATTCTGGGCGTCAGCTCGTAAAGCCGCGGGATATGGCCGCTCGCCTTTCCGAAGATGGGAAGGGTAAGCCCCATCTCCTGGGCAACGACCTTGATAGTGTTTTCTTGAAAAGGTTCTAGCTCCTCCACCACTAGGACCTGATCGAGACCCGCGAGAAAAGCACGAACGAGATCTCGGGGCTGAGGATATACGAATCCAAGGCGGAGAAACCGGACTCGATCAAAAAGATGGAGTTCTTCTAGGATATCAGCCACATAGCAGGCCGAGACCCCGGTGGCGATGATCCCGGTTTTGCCGCTACCGGAAAGCGTGTTGAACCTGGAGGTATTGGCCAGACGACGCGCCTTTTCGAACTGATCGAGGAGGACCTTGTGGCGGGTGCGTGCCACTGCAGGGACGGCGACCCACCTCATGGGGGCCTTCTCGAAGTGGCCCCGGATCTTTTTGGTTTTGGGGATGTTGCCGAGTTTGACAGGTCCCCGGACATGCGCCGTCCTTGTTGTGATTCTAAGGATAACCGGGAGCTCAAGGGCCTCAGAGAGATCGAATGCCTCCATGGTCATGTCCTTGGCCTCCTGGGGGGAGGTGGGCTCGAGAACGGGCAGGGATGCCATCTGGGCGTAAAAACGGTTGTCCTGTTCGTTCTGACTCGAATGGAGCGAGGGATCATCGGCGCAGACGATCACCATGCCACCCTTGGTCCCCATGTAGGCCAATGTCATGAGGACATCGGATGCGACGTTCATCCCCACGTGCTTCATGGAGGTCAGTGTCCGGAGGCCAGCTGCAGAAGCCGCTGCCGTGACCTCCATAGCGACCTTTTCATTGACAGAGAACTCGAAATAGATGTCGGATGAGGGATCCTGGGCGATCTGGAAGAGGTTGTTTCCGATCTCAGAGGATGGGGTCCCAGGATATGCCGCGGAGACGGCAAGTCCTGCCTCGATAGCCCCGCGCACGATGGCCTCGTTGCTGAGGAGAAGCATGAATCTGCCGGGATCATTGGTGAGAAGTTCGTGCATGAAGTTTTCCTTTCTTCCCGCTGTTCATGAGGCGTTTTGTCGACATCATGGCTGCCTTATCTTCATCATCAGGCCAGATGTGACATCTTGACCACGTCGCCTGGCCTGATGGGGATCTTTTCCTCCAGGACCTCTCCCTGGGATGCGTCGGTCCCAAATAGGTCATTGATGACGATCTCGCCCTTGATCTCCCCTGGGGCGAATCCAAGGGACCTGCCGGTCAGGGGATCCACGAGCTCCCTGCCCTTTCCATATACCCGCAGATGATCTCCTGGTTGGAGGCCTGTCAGGCGACCTGCGTTCAGATACACCTTACCGCCCTCGATCTTGACCACCCGGCATGACCACTCCGTTCCCCTGACCACGTCATCGGACATGCGCTGGGCTGTGGCATCGAATCTGTCTATGGGTGTTATGTAGGAGCCGATGAGGACACTTTCCGTTGCATGGACGAGGTCAAGGCGGATGTTCGGGCTCTCCCCCTGGGCTAGTATCTGGTTTTGAGGGATCGACACGAGGACATAGGCTTGGATGCCCACTGAGGCCGCTATCTCCCTT includes these proteins:
- the iorA gene encoding indolepyruvate ferredoxin oxidoreductase subunit alpha, which gives rise to MHELLTNDPGRFMLLLSNEAIVRGAIEAGLAVSAAYPGTPSSEIGNNLFQIAQDPSSDIYFEFSVNEKVAMEVTAAASAAGLRTLTSMKHVGMNVASDVLMTLAYMGTKGGMVIVCADDPSLHSSQNEQDNRFYAQMASLPVLEPTSPQEAKDMTMEAFDLSEALELPVILRITTRTAHVRGPVKLGNIPKTKKIRGHFEKAPMRWVAVPAVARTRHKVLLDQFEKARRLANTSRFNTLSGSGKTGIIATGVSACYVADILEELHLFDRVRFLRLGFVYPQPRDLVRAFLAGLDQVLVVEELEPFQENTIKVVAQEMGLTLPIFGKASGHIPRLYELTPRIVEEAICRILSLDFPSPPLPDLGALPSLPQRPPFLCKGCPHTETYGVIKEALSRLGLLEQTIFPTDIGCYTLGLLPPIQMADYLLCMGSSIGSSAGFSLSMDKKVVSFIGDSTFFHSGIPSLVNAVHNGHRFCLVILDNGTTAMTGHQPNPGIRLTPPGYSERHPRISIEAIVRACGVRNLAVINPYKKKEAVETVLEIFAKDELSVIISEAPCILYLKRMEGKTQKRPHITEQTRADDKGEDRT
- the eno gene encoding phosphopyruvate hydratase, which codes for MAEITDISAIEILDSRGFPTVRTVVELDDGSIGAASVPSGASTGENEAVELRDGDARRYSGKGVLKAVMNVEEIIAPRLLGMDPTRQREIDDIMIELDGTPTKSVLGANAILSVSMAVARAAARSLGLPLYSYLGGVGAVRIPVPMMNILNGGKHADCSVDFQEFMIMPHGFGTFAEAIRAGAETFHSLKAILKEKGYSTAVGDEGGFSPNLTSNEEPCELIVQAIERAGYRPGDEVAIALDPAASSFFSNGKYRLDRSGSGEKTSQEMVELFKDWVRRYPIVSIEDGLAENDWEGFKSITAEIGDRVQIVGDDLFVTNTAFIARGIEENAANAVLIKLNQIGTVSETIDAIRMCRKAGWNYVISHRSGETEDAFIADFAVAMDGCQIKTGSASRSERLAKYNRLIEIEAELGASARYESPL
- the iorB gene encoding indolepyruvate ferredoxin oxidoreductase subunit beta yields the protein MIRMRILFTGVGGQGTLLASRLLGEAAMSAGIPVRVSEVHGMAQRGGVVESTVMLGGIESPIIAEGEADLLVGFEPLETLRALRFCSADTVIVTNTAPIPPITVTLGQAEYPDVPRWLEFMGSTFRKVIAYDAEAVAREAGSTKTLNVVLLGTLCATGLLPLGPESLRETIRRRIKPKLVDVNLAAFDKGLVQVQ
- a CDS encoding DUF5052 family protein, whose protein sequence is MRLIISAVLGLAIAFGIPACTEKQRKEIKHIKSDIIGLKRKITLYDMNGRVIREWEGRFKIEIQGGYISLNP